Proteins encoded by one window of Macaca mulatta isolate MMU2019108-1 chromosome 10, T2T-MMU8v2.0, whole genome shotgun sequence:
- the LOC107000681 gene encoding uncharacterized protein LOC107000681, whose product MLARSGGNGFSPRAFKFGLLCHPCLGCFGPCFSSILSVCPKPMGSRRESCPRPPPWALEPGPPWRQGRSGPHCPLGEPAFGKLVTAWPARLVWGRGTEAGERRLILLLERPVQSPEQEEGGWRGCGCEALAWGRNWKRHSLIWAADEAAWLQAALSSYTSPHSQRAWLASKPCRRFLPFPWFVSGKWKQTWGECQECEAESPPTPGFPLTPGKLYGRHSGFPCLSSHRSFGSLGCSAPLGADPSSEEPGDRASASIPAREQGGDSQQPARFLAPLPGAQCAVLGTSSAAQAAVEEGLCWLPPQTAWGPPALSALSFHLFLGFVTWIHPTWPSPCSPLLFSLHLHLEPGGTATSHQSSCRWLQQHTNWKKCALLSTEFSLGPSCPEAQGQL is encoded by the coding sequence ATGCTTGCTAGAAGTGGGGGAAATGGCTTCTCTCCCAGGGCTTTCAAATTTGGCCTCTTGTGCCATCCTTGTCTGGGATGTTTTGGCCCATGTTTCAGCTCTATTTTATCTGTGTGTCCCAAGCCAATGGGTAGCCGGAGAGAAAGCTGCCCGAGGCCTCCACCGTGGGCCCTGGAGCCTGGGCCACCATGGAGGCAGGGCAGGAGTGGGCCACACTGTCCCCTTGGGGAGCCAGCGTTTGGGAAACTGGTCACCGCCTGGCCAGCGCGACTTGTGTGGGGCAGAGGCACTGAGGCTGGGGAGCGCAGGCTGATTCTGCTGCTTGAGAGGCCGGTGCAGAGTCcagagcaggaggagggaggTTGGCGTGGCTGTGGCTGCGAGGCTCTGGCGTGGGGAAGGAATTGGAAAAGGCACAGCCTAATCTGGGCAGCGGATGAGGCCGCCTGGCTGCAGGCTGCCCTCAGCAGCTACACGAGCCCTCACTCACAGAGGGCCTGGCTGGCTTCGAAACCCTGCCGCAGATTCCTTCCCTTCCCGTGGTTTGTTTCTGGAAAGTGGAAACAAACTTGGGGGGAATGCCAGGAATGTGAGGCAGAAAGTCCCCCCACGCCTGGGTTCCCCCTAACTCCTGGGAAGCTGTACGGGAGACACTCTGGTTTTCCATGCCTGTCTTCACACAGGTCCTTCGGTTCCCTGGGGTGCAGTGCTCCACTAGGAGCTGACCCAAGCTCGGAGGAGCCTGGAGACCGGGCATCTGCCTCCATCCCAGCCAGAGAGCAGGGCGGGGACTCCCAGCAGCCTGCTCGCTTCTTGGCGCCTCTCCCTGGAGCACAGTGTGCGGTGCTGGGGACCTCATCAGCTGCTCAGGCGGCAGTCGAGGAGGGGCTATGCTGGCTTCCCCCTCAGACAGCATGGGGGCCTCCTGCACTCTCCGCCCTCAGCTTCCATCTTTTCTTGGGCTTTGTTACGTGGATCCATCCTACCTGGCCCAGTCCTTGTTCCCcacttctcttttctctacaccTCCATCTTGAACCAGGTGGAACAGCCACCTCACATCAGTCAAGCTGCCGTTGGCTTCAACAACACACCAACTGGAAGAAATGCGCTTTGCTGTCCACAGAGTTCTCCTTGGGACCATCCTGCCCTGAGGCCCAGGGTCAGCTCTAG